The proteins below are encoded in one region of Streptomyces marianii:
- a CDS encoding RICIN domain-containing protein, producing MPELHNARPLRAQGQQDDSALSDAELGERIRSGAPRAHPAIQELKRRHLPAVLAYARLCGRNQTAGNQLAAEALRLASEEAGRGIEPRGHWRHHLLVLVRRVGTDWARGGRRDRLSADFAAWIDQTDAAGTGAVPAAGTSAATVSGRQAAGAAPEVSAAVLTAFCRLPALTRGALWYTVVDQEPDSTAAGYLGVRADLVPDLRLRAPESMRRAFLQAFLERGDKRCLGYRRIIEAAARTVDRRRSEDLTLHLAECPRCTRAVAELTRMTDNPRMVFAEHLLGWGGAEYTARLPVSGTQGVVSVVPGAVPAAGMPGPGSDQGPPGPAPAPGSGPAFAAGQTTASAPGRPPQPPAGAAPGWRTRLPSRTVMLIAAAVVVLGSAATGTALVASSGDSGGSREPAASAPTAEGAFPTAAAPPPVPTLSTSPSAPPAARPTPSPTRTPPPAEPPAPAPTGSAVPIPAPIVPGAGYHPVVNAGTGLCLDVEDGVMANRTDVITTECNGATTQRWRLEPNGLLRNSGDPGFCLDSRGDTDRGAGIWSCSSADGRNGLNLLFDVDGAGVVSPRIDPDFALEPHDGSLGFDGLDGDADQRWNAGTSR from the coding sequence GTGCCAGAGCTCCACAACGCACGTCCGCTGCGCGCACAGGGGCAGCAGGACGACTCCGCCCTGTCGGACGCGGAGCTCGGGGAGCGGATCCGGTCCGGTGCCCCGCGCGCCCATCCGGCGATCCAGGAGCTCAAGCGCCGGCACCTGCCCGCGGTCCTCGCCTACGCCCGGCTCTGCGGCCGGAACCAGACCGCCGGCAACCAGCTGGCCGCCGAGGCACTGCGGCTGGCCTCGGAGGAGGCCGGCCGCGGCATCGAGCCGCGCGGGCACTGGCGCCACCATCTGCTGGTGCTCGTCCGGCGCGTGGGCACGGACTGGGCCCGCGGCGGCCGCCGGGACAGGCTCTCGGCCGACTTCGCCGCCTGGATCGACCAGACCGACGCCGCCGGGACCGGTGCGGTCCCGGCGGCGGGGACGTCCGCAGCCACCGTCTCCGGCCGGCAGGCGGCCGGCGCCGCGCCCGAGGTCTCCGCCGCCGTGCTCACCGCCTTCTGTCGGCTGCCGGCCCTGACCCGGGGAGCGCTCTGGTACACCGTGGTGGACCAGGAGCCGGACTCCACGGCCGCCGGGTATCTGGGCGTCCGCGCCGATCTCGTCCCCGATCTGCGGCTCCGGGCGCCGGAGTCCATGCGCCGGGCCTTTCTCCAGGCGTTTCTGGAACGGGGCGACAAGCGGTGCCTGGGCTACCGCAGGATCATCGAGGCGGCGGCCCGGACCGTGGACCGGAGGCGGAGCGAGGATCTGACGCTGCATCTGGCCGAGTGCCCGCGCTGCACCCGGGCGGTCGCCGAGCTGACCCGGATGACCGACAACCCCCGGATGGTCTTCGCCGAGCATCTGCTGGGCTGGGGCGGCGCCGAGTACACCGCACGTCTGCCGGTGTCCGGAACGCAGGGGGTGGTGTCCGTGGTGCCCGGGGCGGTGCCCGCCGCCGGCATGCCAGGGCCCGGGTCCGACCAGGGCCCGCCAGGGCCCGCGCCGGCACCGGGCAGCGGGCCGGCGTTCGCGGCCGGCCAGACGACGGCGTCGGCCCCCGGGCGTCCCCCGCAGCCGCCCGCCGGCGCGGCGCCGGGGTGGCGCACGCGCCTTCCCTCCCGGACCGTCATGCTGATCGCCGCCGCCGTCGTGGTCCTGGGCTCCGCCGCCACGGGGACCGCCCTGGTGGCCTCGTCCGGGGACTCCGGCGGGTCGCGCGAGCCGGCGGCGTCGGCACCCACGGCGGAGGGCGCGTTCCCCACCGCCGCGGCTCCGCCGCCGGTCCCGACCCTGTCGACGAGCCCCAGCGCCCCGCCCGCGGCACGGCCCACGCCTTCTCCGACGCGCACACCGCCCCCGGCCGAACCCCCGGCACCCGCGCCGACGGGGAGCGCGGTGCCGATTCCGGCGCCGATCGTCCCCGGAGCGGGCTACCACCCGGTGGTCAACGCGGGCACGGGTCTGTGTCTCGACGTCGAGGACGGGGTGATGGCCAACCGGACCGACGTCATCACGACCGAGTGCAACGGCGCCACGACCCAGCGGTGGCGGCTCGAGCCGAACGGCCTGCTGCGCAACAGCGGGGATCCCGGCTTCTGCCTCGACTCTCGCGGGGACACCGACCGCGGCGCCGGGATCTGGTCGTGCTCGTCCGCCGACGGCCGCAACGGCCTCAATCTGCTGTTCGACGTCGACGGCGCGGGAGTGGTCAGCCCGCGGATCGACCCGGACTTCGCCCTCGAACCCCACGATGGTTCCCTGGGGTTCGACGGGCTGGACGGCGACG